One Akkermansiaceae bacterium genomic region harbors:
- a CDS encoding LysM peptidoglycan-binding domain-containing protein has product MKTTTIIPLTTACLASIVFTSCSLDPEYREWKKNKGADASANPYDPSSAAATNPYGVPQAGGETGAYTPAADGTAPYQPLPGVTQPAASSSPEPPSTPNPGAAAMGGTSHTVVAGDSLWGLARKYGTTIEAIQAANGLTTTDIRTGQQLTIPGR; this is encoded by the coding sequence ATGAAAACAACCACGATCATCCCGCTTACCACCGCCTGCCTTGCATCCATCGTCTTCACTTCATGCTCACTCGACCCCGAATATCGTGAGTGGAAAAAGAACAAAGGTGCCGATGCCTCGGCCAATCCGTATGACCCTTCATCTGCCGCCGCTACCAATCCTTACGGGGTTCCCCAGGCAGGAGGTGAAACCGGTGCTTACACACCCGCAGCGGATGGAACCGCCCCCTATCAACCTCTCCCGGGAGTCACCCAACCCGCTGCCTCCAGTTCACCTGAGCCGCCATCCACCCCCAACCCTGGAGCTGCCGCGATGGGCGGCACAAGCCACACCGTTGTCGCCGGCGACAGCTTATGGGGCCTCGCCCGCAAATACGGCACCACCATTGAAGCCATCCAGGCAGCCAACGGCCTGACCACCACAGACATCCGCACCGGTCAGCAACTTACCATCCCCGGAAGATAA
- a CDS encoding PEP-CTERM sorting domain-containing protein: MKKTIIPIFFLSTTCTYAATVVSFVFDTSANSINGNEVLADAHKAAIDGQTTATAFSLNDIVSGLILTITPSQSDISYTNTGLGVTSGGTLADAGDALTFSFNKAVSLDFLDVGGFTGSGQAGEDAVSISYSNGNATINLVGGDFDNNTSDTIAFSSGNTLAANESFTISRTDGSFSIEGFNVTAVPEPTSSALFGLGGLALLLRRRK; the protein is encoded by the coding sequence ATGAAAAAAACAATTATCCCAATCTTCTTTTTATCAACGACCTGCACGTATGCTGCAACCGTGGTGAGCTTTGTGTTCGATACTAGTGCCAACTCTATCAACGGTAACGAAGTTCTTGCGGACGCTCATAAAGCTGCGATTGATGGGCAAACGACTGCCACTGCATTTAGCTTAAACGATATAGTCTCTGGGCTGATCCTAACCATTACTCCTTCACAAAGCGACATTAGCTATACGAATACTGGCCTGGGTGTTACTTCTGGGGGGACTCTTGCTGATGCAGGTGACGCACTAACATTTAGTTTCAACAAAGCGGTCTCCCTGGATTTTCTTGATGTAGGAGGTTTCACCGGATCCGGACAAGCTGGTGAAGATGCTGTATCAATCAGCTATTCAAATGGGAATGCGACGATAAATCTGGTCGGTGGAGACTTCGACAATAACACAAGCGATACCATCGCTTTTTCCTCTGGAAATACGTTAGCAGCCAATGAGTCATTTACGATCAGTCGTACCGACGGGTCATTTTCCATTGAAGGATTTAATGTTACAGCTGTGCCCGAACCCACCTCCAGCGCGCTTTTCGGACTAGGAGGTCTCGCCCTGCTCCTGCGTCGCAGGAAGTAA